A genomic region of Antennarius striatus isolate MH-2024 chromosome 4, ASM4005453v1, whole genome shotgun sequence contains the following coding sequences:
- the adpgk gene encoding ADP-dependent glucokinase isoform X2 — protein MEHVIAAAWEAMIVLPNRQWSKVAIGVNACVDVVVSGVGLLQAVGLAPGAGRDHEVLNSKEDLKEIFIHYMEKGAAAERFFSDREAFQMIARAASEYPGAQLYVGGNAALIGQKLATYPSLTVLLCGPVGAKLHELLDEQIVVPPESLQETDEFHLILEYKTGEKWGSTQAPQANRFIFSHDMSNGKMSSLETFATSIDEFRPELVVLSGFHMMEGLGKDTWEERLRESVSVMSDIRKDIPIHLELASMTDKDYMNRIMLEFMPLVSSIGLNEQELLFLTKSGQGPHADLASWNGIPDIGRVSDILLWILEQYGRSEPSSEAELTRIHFHTLAYHIMASVDGYWSNQEAAVMAGTRVASSQACGLKSVDASKVELRAPLEFHSSYSEPREKLSLNPSKPVTVWRRGNVTFCLSPVLVCLNPLRTVGLGDAISAEGILYSQFNRLQTVGSAT, from the exons ATGGAGCATGTGATCGCTGCTGCCTGGGAGGCCATGATTGTTCTGCCCAACCGGCAGTGGAGCAAAGTGGCAATAGG AGTGAATGCCTGTGTGGACGTGGTTGTCTCTGGAGTGGGACTCCTTCAGGCCGTGGGGTTGGCTCCTGGCGCCGGACGGGATCACGAAGTGTTGAACTCCAAAGAGGATTTGAAGGAGATCTTCATCCATTACATGGAGAAGGGAGCGGCAGCGGAGCGCTTTTTTAGCGACAGGGAGGCGTTTCAGATGATTGCACGTGCGGCATCGGAGTACCCTGGTGCACAG CTGTACGTCGGAGGGAATGCTGCTCTCATTGGCCAGAAGCTTGCTACCTACCCCAGTCTGACG GTCCTGCTATGTGGCCCAGTTGGTGCTAAACTTCACGAGCTGCTGGATGAGCAGATAGTCGTTCCTCCAGAGTCTCTCCAGGAGACGGATGAATTCCACCTCATCCTCGAGTACAAGACAG GTGAAAAGTGGGGGTCAACTCAGGCACCTCAAGCCAACCGCTTCATCTTTTCTCACGATATGTCCAACGGGAAGATGAGCTCGCTGGAGACATTTGCGACGAGCATTGACGAGTTCCGGCCGGAACTGGTCGTCCTGTCGGGCTTCCACATGATGGAGGGTCTGGGCAAAGACACATGGGAGGAACGGCTGAGAGAG TCTGTGTCTGTCATGTCTGACATTCGTAAAGATATTCCCATCCACCTGGAGCTGGCGAGCATGACCGACAAAGATTACATGAACCGCATCATGCTGGAG TTCATGCCTCTGGTCAGCTCCATTGGTCTGAATGAGCAGGAGCTGCTCTTCCTCACCAAGTCCGGTCAGGGGCCTCACGCAGACCTGGCTTCATGGAATGGCATTCCGGACATCGGACGGGTCAGCGACATCCTCCTCTGGATCCTGGAGCAGTACGGTCGCAGCGAACCCTCGTCAGAAGCAGAGCTGACTCGCATTCACTTCCACACACTGGCTTACCACATCATGGCATCGGTGGATGGATACTGGTCGAACCAGGAGGCAGCAGTGATGGCCGGGACGCGAGTGGCCAGCAGTCAGGCCTGTGGTCTCAAGTCTGTCGATGCCAGCAAAGTGGAGCTCAGAGCTCCACTGGAGTTTCACAGCTCCTACTCTGAGCCTCGAGAGAAGCTGTCCCTGAATCCATCGAAGCCCGTCACGGTGTGGCGCCGCGGTAACGTCACATTCTGCTTGTCGCCGGTGCTCGTCTGCCTGAACCCGCTGCGGACAGTCGGGCTCGGGGATGCCATTTCAGCCGAGGGGATACTATACTCACAGTTCAACCGCCTGCAGACCGTCGGAAGTGCAACATAA
- the adpgk gene encoding ADP-dependent glucokinase isoform X1, with translation MWKKASVVALLATAVGYFYYGCPDLLETILQYFRQPNDQTRIQHNQNSMEHVIAAAWEAMIVLPNRQWSKVAIGVNACVDVVVSGVGLLQAVGLAPGAGRDHEVLNSKEDLKEIFIHYMEKGAAAERFFSDREAFQMIARAASEYPGAQLYVGGNAALIGQKLATYPSLTVLLCGPVGAKLHELLDEQIVVPPESLQETDEFHLILEYKTGEKWGSTQAPQANRFIFSHDMSNGKMSSLETFATSIDEFRPELVVLSGFHMMEGLGKDTWEERLRESVSVMSDIRKDIPIHLELASMTDKDYMNRIMLEFMPLVSSIGLNEQELLFLTKSGQGPHADLASWNGIPDIGRVSDILLWILEQYGRSEPSSEAELTRIHFHTLAYHIMASVDGYWSNQEAAVMAGTRVASSQACGLKSVDASKVELRAPLEFHSSYSEPREKLSLNPSKPVTVWRRGNVTFCLSPVLVCLNPLRTVGLGDAISAEGILYSQFNRLQTVGSAT, from the exons ATGTGGAAGAAGGCATCAGTTGTGGCATTGCTGGCGACAGCTGTCGGTTATTTTTACTATGGCTGCCCGGACCTGCTAGAGACGATTCTACAGTATTTCAGGCAACCAAACGATCAGACTCGGATCCAGCACAACCAAAACAGCATGGAGCATGTGATCGCTGCTGCCTGGGAGGCCATGATTGTTCTGCCCAACCGGCAGTGGAGCAAAGTGGCAATAGG AGTGAATGCCTGTGTGGACGTGGTTGTCTCTGGAGTGGGACTCCTTCAGGCCGTGGGGTTGGCTCCTGGCGCCGGACGGGATCACGAAGTGTTGAACTCCAAAGAGGATTTGAAGGAGATCTTCATCCATTACATGGAGAAGGGAGCGGCAGCGGAGCGCTTTTTTAGCGACAGGGAGGCGTTTCAGATGATTGCACGTGCGGCATCGGAGTACCCTGGTGCACAG CTGTACGTCGGAGGGAATGCTGCTCTCATTGGCCAGAAGCTTGCTACCTACCCCAGTCTGACG GTCCTGCTATGTGGCCCAGTTGGTGCTAAACTTCACGAGCTGCTGGATGAGCAGATAGTCGTTCCTCCAGAGTCTCTCCAGGAGACGGATGAATTCCACCTCATCCTCGAGTACAAGACAG GTGAAAAGTGGGGGTCAACTCAGGCACCTCAAGCCAACCGCTTCATCTTTTCTCACGATATGTCCAACGGGAAGATGAGCTCGCTGGAGACATTTGCGACGAGCATTGACGAGTTCCGGCCGGAACTGGTCGTCCTGTCGGGCTTCCACATGATGGAGGGTCTGGGCAAAGACACATGGGAGGAACGGCTGAGAGAG TCTGTGTCTGTCATGTCTGACATTCGTAAAGATATTCCCATCCACCTGGAGCTGGCGAGCATGACCGACAAAGATTACATGAACCGCATCATGCTGGAG TTCATGCCTCTGGTCAGCTCCATTGGTCTGAATGAGCAGGAGCTGCTCTTCCTCACCAAGTCCGGTCAGGGGCCTCACGCAGACCTGGCTTCATGGAATGGCATTCCGGACATCGGACGGGTCAGCGACATCCTCCTCTGGATCCTGGAGCAGTACGGTCGCAGCGAACCCTCGTCAGAAGCAGAGCTGACTCGCATTCACTTCCACACACTGGCTTACCACATCATGGCATCGGTGGATGGATACTGGTCGAACCAGGAGGCAGCAGTGATGGCCGGGACGCGAGTGGCCAGCAGTCAGGCCTGTGGTCTCAAGTCTGTCGATGCCAGCAAAGTGGAGCTCAGAGCTCCACTGGAGTTTCACAGCTCCTACTCTGAGCCTCGAGAGAAGCTGTCCCTGAATCCATCGAAGCCCGTCACGGTGTGGCGCCGCGGTAACGTCACATTCTGCTTGTCGCCGGTGCTCGTCTGCCTGAACCCGCTGCGGACAGTCGGGCTCGGGGATGCCATTTCAGCCGAGGGGATACTATACTCACAGTTCAACCGCCTGCAGACCGTCGGAAGTGCAACATAA